The genomic segment CCCCCCCtgatttttccccccaatttcTAATGTcctctgcagcaattccccacacaactcaggagaactgaaggttcagtgggcgtcctccgatcccacgacttAGACAGCTTCCTCTttcacacccaggaactcaagaacAGATGTAAGCAAGCTACCAGCCTGGGAgtgcaaaggccagccctgctggTGTCCGTTCTGAGTTGACttggcacctggccagcagggtttgctctAGCATGATGAGGAGCAGTCGTCCCTGatggttttgtctccctaacccacaggagcaccagagACAATGCGACTCTCCCTTTgcaatccccagcgaagactgccGACTTCACACAGCTAGGACTCAAACCTGCAccgtatgactcaccctgcacaccacgtggatGTGCTTTTACCATGTGAGCCACTCTGGTACCCCTATACTAAACATCTTATGTTAAACTATGTGTCTTTTACTTCAATTATTTGTTGCAATGCGGTTAACCCATTGGGTATAAATGTACAAATAGTAGAGGAAGCTAGAGTTCAGTTCTATTGCCAAGTTTACCTTTCTGATTCTTAAGGTTACTGAAGCCCTGCAAAGTAAAACGTTTTTtagacactgcagagcgctctgaGGTAGGGCTAGTTGTGGCTTCATCTTGAAGGAGGAAATTACAGGACACAGCGAAAgagagcaaaaagaaaaaaagacattaaaaaatcAAATTGGAAGAAGGAAGAGAATGAAGAACAAGTACACTAGAAACATCGCAGCAGAGAGAGAGCAAGTCTAGCAGGCCACAAAAAGGTACAAGCATTGAAATACACTGAAGCGAGTTCAAAATCAAGCTAACAAAAATAACCCATTCATTTAGGCTGATTTTCCGCATGCTTTGTACTGCAGAATTTTTTTGTAACAATAAGGAATAGGTAGAAATATCTATACAGTAGGTCCAGAGCAAGTTCTTAAATGGTACATTTCCAAGAAGTTCAAGTTATCCATCTCTACAGAAATAGCAGTTGTCTATGAAAATGCTCCATTAGTCCATACTGCTTGTGTAGCACTCACCTCTGACTTTTTCTGGGTACTTTGGGGAAGCAGCTGAACCAAAGCAGCTGTCTGGGCTGGCTGGTTCACTCTTTCTCTCATCCgatttcttgttatttttttgaTAACTCTTAAAAGGACTACTGATGTatgagaaaaacaaataattaaaaaaaagaatgatctcTATATATGTAGCATCTGTGGCTTTTGAGAAACAGTGTTTGTGTTCAACACCCATGCATGTTATCTGATGAATCAAGTTAATGTTATACCACAACACAAAATGTGCCATAGTAACCAGAGTCACTTTCATCTGTTTCATTAACATGCAAATTACAACAAATTTCTTGCAGTAATGGATGAATATGTTGTAGTATACATTGTCAAAATTCCATGCAATCTTTCTTTGCATGcaaaactaatacaaataaaatggagAGTATCTAGCAGAATGTGTCCAGTACTGTATGTCATGAAATATTATTTTAACCATTGAGGTTGCTCACATTTGTCTCTGCTTCTTTAAATCATTGACACAAGCTAGCTGATATTTAACAGAAATACCTACCTTGAACTAACAGGTGTACTAGCTCCAGGAGATTGAAACACTTGTTCTGAAGACTTCTGTTGGCTTGCTTCTGAAAAGAATGTTAAAGGCAATTAAAAGTCATGAAATAATGCACACTGCCAAGAAAACTGCGTTAAAGGGTTGACCTGAAGCAAACTTCCAACTACATTATAAGCAAAATATGGTTATGAAATTGATAGCATTAAAAAGTATGTTTAAAACTAGGAGGTGGGTTAGGGTTACAGCAATTCAACTTCGACCAAGACTGGGGTTTTGGGTTTAACACAACATTGGCAGGCTAGTGGTGGACAAACACTACTGGTTGCGTCCAATACAGAACACATTACATTACATGGACAGATAATAAAATTGAGCTTCCTCAGCTGAAGATAAATTAAAATCAGAAACGTGACAGGAGGATTTTCCTACCACGATATGCATTCAGTTGGCCAGTTAGCACCTTCCTGATTTCATTTACccatgctgtttttatttctggTGTTGGAgcctaacaaaaaaaatataacacaaatTCCTGGTTAAGACATATTATATGTACTGTAtcgtttataaatatatatacaaaaaaaaaagtgttttaaatctTGAACATTGTTCTATGCAACTGTATGGACTCACCTGTACAATGTAAACTTCTTCCCTTGCATTACACCAGATTTCAAACTTTTTATAATCTCCCTTTGCATTCTCTGTGATTCCAACAGCACTCATCTGTCAAACacaaacatatataaatacaggAACAAAACACCCGGGtgatgattttcaaagctttttcttTTACGACAAATTATTCTTGTTTTCAAAAGGAGGAAAAAACCCAACCAGTAATAAAACCACTTAAAACTAGCTTAAAATTAATACCTGGCaggtttatttctagtttttcaACTTAAGCAGTTTTTCTCCTTTGGAAAACTTAGAGTAAAAGATTAAAAGCTACCACAAAGTTGCAGTTGCAATGGGTGTTTGAGGGATTGTATTGACAGAGGGTCTCTACCAAAGGTGTTTGCTCACAAGAAGTTTATTTCTAGTTTATACAGTTAAtttgtattcctttcagaaatGTTGCCTTTGCATACACACTTCAAAACCGAGCCCAGAGTGCTGAATTCATTAGTCCAGGCCTAATGGAGGAATCCGGCTACGAGGAGGAAGATCAAGTCTGCAGTTTTTAGACAAATTTGGTCTTCATCTCAAGAATCAATTCTAATTATCTGTTTTTTGTGACAATGTCCCCTTTCCTAGCAAGTAAGAAAGCACCATTTACGATTCAGTCTCAACACGGGTCAAACATTGGAGTTTAAGCCTGTTTGTATACAGAGCATTAAAAGAAACagcactattataacacatttcttttcgaaaataaaaaaggtatataaatgatggacatgatgaaatgtttttggtttctttttaatcactcgatcattcatccttgaccatgatgcttgagtgactatgactgaagcatatgcatgtAATctcctaattagtgagacagttgattggacactggatatgatttcagctgttgaattgcaagcttgaataaaagcaaaaaaaaaaaaaaaaaaaaaatatgtgccacgtctgtcaagagagcagcacctttgtgcaatcagcatgttggaggctggactagggcagcgtactgtggctcgctgtcttgggtgctcacagccagcaatttcaaacctggcgagacagtataaccagacacactctgaatgacaggccacaaactgggagaccaagagtcacaacactgGCCCAAGATTGGCAGATCATTTCCCAGCATCCTTGTGATGTCAATTGtaaaatcagcacaataaaaagatactgcacctgctctaaaagagttagtcatttttcaatcacatctagtgaattttatccaaatataagtgataagtttattttgatgctcatatataagtgatacgtttcttttcaTGCTCAGTATATCATACAGTATGGTTTTAAGTGGTGCTCCTAAAAAGTCCTGTTGACTCAAAATATAGTTTAGTGTTACTACTGTTGAGTTCCACCCAacttacatttaaataatgtttgaagCTGTAGGAAGGAGCCTTCTCATATCCTTCCCCGTTCTCTTCTCTCTTCTTGCAGAACAGCAGGGCTTTCTGATGCAGAAAGAGGTGCCTCTGCATGGGCTTGAAACGGGCCAGGTCCTTCACCTTCGAGTGTCCCTTTTTATGCACCGTCCACACATTAAAGGATCCTTGCATTAACAGCTTGCCAAGATCATTCAAGTTCCCCTTTAACGATATTGAAGAAATTGGGTTTGAAcatttgtgtgtgcatgtgttttacACCAGCAAGAAAAATCATAGGAGGAGGTTTTTTTCCCGCCAATGACccaatgtgtcagtttttagAAGATGTTGTTTCCTTACGTCGTATCCAGTAATGGCGATCAGGTGCATGGAGTCGTTGACAGCTTTCAGAATCCCCAGTATTGCGGTCAGGGCCTCCTGTAGATCCTCAGAACCATCACAGTTTTTGCTGTACTTCAACAACTCCTAAAATATTGGGGACAAAAGGGACAGTTTTCCCCAAAATGTTTGACTTACCTAAAGTGTCTTGTCAACtgtacataacatgtaaaaattaCAAACAATCAAATTCTGCAGCACAATTATCAATCTTTTCTAAAGGTAATAATAAAGCATAATTTCAAACCCAATATATTAATCTCTGCATGGGTGAATAGAgaattattattatctattaacAGTCCCATCACACACAAAAGCATGTCCCTTTTCCAATTTAATGGACCTTATCATATATTTCCCTAATGTATTGCAATAAAGCTTTGACACACTGCAGGAAATAGGAGTACCTATTACatcaatgcatatttttcactAAAATACCAGTAGTCTAACAGTCAAAATGTCCCTTACCTTTAATAATAACTGATATTTCGTTATCCTCTGTACGGGTTTTAATAAATAAGAGTCCAAACCTAATTTATGTTCTAGCTTCTTCTGGCATTCCTTTTTCAAACAGAGAAAGAAAAGATACATTTTGCACAAACAGCCATTTTATCAAAATCACACCTAAAGTTGCCAAAGGTTGTAGGCTGCAACCAGCATTTGCTTGTATTCTGCTGCCCCTTCTATTTTGCTCTactcaaaacaaacaataaacccATATTCATTGACTTTAAATGCATGGATTTCACTCCGCCTTATATATTTCACAAACATATACTCCCCCATTTGTAAGTTGACAGATTGAAAGGCTTGAGagcctccctcccccctcccccatttcattttaaaaattcaaattAGCATTGAAAGACAATACCTGAAAGAAGACACAGTCTGAGCACTGCCTCCACAAGCTTTCTGACCTGGGTTTATTGTGGCAGTACTTCTCATAAATTTGTAAATCTTTCATCTacaaatgagaaaaaaatgtaCTTGATACCCATCTGTCCTGGTTTCATTCCCACAGTTTgacaaaaaatcaaatacaacagtGAAAAGTTTAACAAATCTCATGCTAGGTACAAACTGGAGCAGAGACTTTGTAAATCTGGCCcccaaaaaacatttacaaacaccTTAACCTGTCACAGTGAGTACTTTGTGCCTGTGGTATCCTATACACACACAACCAGGGCCTTTACAAAACAACCGCTTACAGCACTACAGTCAAATGCTTTTATCCATCAACAATGGCTCCTTTGTGGTTTCTAAGTAACACATTTAGACAATGACAATTACCTATAGAGTACGAGCTTTACTTATTTGTTTAAATGGGTGCATTTCACAGTGGACTTTATTTTAACCTGAGTGATACATCACTGCATAGCCTGTTGGCTTGCTCTGGTGTCAAGTTAAAAAGCACAGATAACATAAAACTGTAAATAGATCGTTGACTGGTATATAAAATAGGGACAgcttaaataaatcaaaaggagCGTTCTCTCAAGTTAACTACACATATAGTCCAACAAAGCTTCATTTTATCACTACTAATCTGTATAAAAACATACAGTCCAATATATGGAATGGAGTCAGGGGCTGTCAGATATCAGGGCTGGCACTATAAAAGAATAGGACATTCACTGTCCAGTCAAAAGAATTCAGCTTTGAGTGGCAAATTGCCCTCTATAACAGTCTGCAGTGGGATGACATACCCTTTCAAGAAAACACCTTCCTACAAGTTCTGGATAGTGGATGTAATTTTCAAGCTCCCTTAGAAATATCCTATAAAACAAAGGTCAGCATTAAAATTACAAGCTTGGTAACATTATAAAAAGCCGAAACAAATGAAAGTGGGGATTAACCTCTCACctattatggaattggtaaattTCTGTCATATTACCAAAGAGAATCTCCTTCTTATTCTGTAGTGCCACTGGTATAAGATGCATCATTACAGGGTTATCCATTTCTGCTGCATATCCCTGCAACACAATATCATTGGGCCTGTCAGATACCAGAACTATCACTGTAAAGACTACAACATACACTGTCCAGACAAAAGAATTGGgccttccaacaccttgtagaCACCAAGTACTTGTAAGCTGGTATACTCTTGCTACTAGTAATTCATTTTAGCATAAGTAGTAATGGGCCTTCTATTATTATTAGCACTAGAATTTaagagaaaaaacacaaattccTAGACTGGGGCCCTAggcagtgacccccccccccaaaaaaaaccttatcatttttatataaatctaaaattatatttgatcGATGTACTTCTCACATCCACGTGTAACACAACTGCAGCTCTGAGTGCGCTTTAATTTTTGCTATTTAAATTACACTAAAACAGTATGCCcaacaaaacatcacaacattttttttctgttctagccaagaagcagctttattttataccacgctgacatttacgagtgtacttccaaacatttaatttgttgcagatacctattcagaccgttggtgtggtggtctgtcttactttaatacacacaCTCTCTATTTCATTTAATAGTAGCCTACTCACTAAGAAAAGCctccagtaaaactttaaaagacgatGCTGCACTGTCCTACGCCGTGTCTTGGTTTTCTTCGGTGGAATGTAAAGAGGGACAGGCTATTGATTAGCCTGATCATCAGACAGCTAACccttagatgttgcatttttaaaaataaatgtcggtaatgctttatattgcgtggcataaattaatattaaatagatatgtaattgcatattaaattaatatttaataaatatgcaatagctggtttcttgctacaTAAAGCGTTACCTAATTTTCTTATGATCGAGTACGCTCACATGATGACACTTtgtcagtcagaaagtgcaaatgtggtaacgttacattggtaagcagaaatcaatattttggagatgattattaaCGTGAAGAGTGTGAATCGGATTCATTTGCCGACAGAAGCAGATTTTAATTTGGTGGTTTGTGGCAGCAGATCTCCTTGTTGCCGCTTGactattttctttatattttttattttccttttacaatggcccGACATAATACTCGCAAGACTGTTTCGACTCTGCAGacgtcatacaatttgtgacacGTGTGGGGCCCCCTTAGGTGTGGGGCCCTAGGCTGCCGCCTTGCCCCAAGGCCGGCCCTGGTAACATACAACAATAGAGACACAATACAGGTATCCACTTACTGTATAAGACATTCATCATTAATAGGATTTCTACACTGAAATgacaaatggctggtttcacagactccgaGTCACCACTCTTGGACTCCCTTAGCCAAGTAGTGCTAACCAGGCAAAATGTAGCCAAAAGTAGTATACATTTTATTAAGGTTTTATGTTtgagtttgttttctgtttttaaaagtatttgaTAAACTAATGGGAATTGCAAATTCGGTGGCTCCGACTCAAAAGCGTAACACACAAGTATCATTATTTACGTCTGTGCTGCAGATGGTAAAATGGCAATGAACTGAAGGTAGAGTCTGCATATTCTGCTCTACTGTTGTACACTGCCTCATACCTCAAGTACACACAGTAACTCTTCCACATAGGCTCTTTCGGTTTCAAGCAGCTCATTCATCACatgtctaaaaaacaaaaaaataaagaaatataaaatgcACTGTTATGACTAATCAATTTGTCTAcgtttgtttctctgtactttgaGTTTCACCGTATGACTAATAGAGCTAgtaaattttattattttttacaaaagggAAGCATCTTAATTTGAATGTGACGTCGACAGCAGTGGAAAGTTTGTTAATCTTTAATGAACCCTAAGTAATACACCCTCTTGGTGCCAGCACATTATGCTAGGCATAATTAAAGACTAAGACTattctgaagcaagtgcaaaggctaTGTTCTAGCATTTCCAAAACTATCAAGAAACTACTAAGAAAAACATTAACTGCTTCTTGCTGCATCGGATAACTTTCTTGTCTTGTACAGATAATGTTATTCCTCAGATATATCCCTTACAGAAAACTTCACCTTCGCAGTACTGCTAGGTTTTCCTCTTCCTCAGACACAGATTCAGTCCTGCTTTCATTACATTCCCCCTGAAAGATAAAATATGGAAGCTCAAGCGATAGTTACGTATACACATGTTTTGCATCAATATACGGAATAATCAATGATCCTTTAACAAGCCTGTTTAAAACCGCTccaatattacatttaatattgCAAGGCACAGGGAGACAACCTGCCTATCTTCTAAAGTGAAGACATGGTTAACGTCTCTCCAGCACTACAGAAACAGGTAAATGAAGGCGAGCTGCTTTACAAAATCGACAGGCTCCTTACTTTTCGGTAGTTTAGTCTTCGCAAGGTGTCTTTGTCGGGGGAGAATGTGTTTCCAGAGCCTCTTCGGGGTCCTACATTACACAGAcacaaaaaagacatttcaatAAACATATCGCTCACACACTGACCAGCACGTTTTACAAATTCAACGAGTAGTCACCTAGAATTAATAAGAAACCTTTCAATCTTAGTGCCCTACGGTATATCGCAATGTAGTAGATATATTCCCTCCTAGCACTCACTAACACAATGTAGAAACTTTGTTAGCAATTTTAACAACCCGGCTATGGGCAGAGGAAAGCAATGAATGtcattttgaaaacaattttgtTTTGTCCCCTCTAAAAAAGTGATGCTTGGTACAAGAGTGTTTAAATAATGAAATGTTTTCTTTACATGTTCCAGTTCATTATAAATGGCAAATGTgctgaaaagcaaaaaaaaaaacaaaaaaaactgtaaattccaTGGAATTTTCTGCAGTTACAAAGATCCGCCTCTAGAGGGGGTCTGCCACATGCTGGTGAAGCCGAGCGCAGCCTGCATCTCAAATGAAGGATCCGGTACTGCAATTCAGACCTGGGGACGAGTGAGGAGATTTACTGAAAGCCTCAGGCCTGGGTGCAACCGGTTGAACAGGTCGAGTCTGTTTGGCGGCCAGCTTCTTCAGGCTCACACGCCGCTTCTCAAACATTTCCTGCATCCCCTCCTGCTTCTGGAGCACCTTCTGTACATGTTCCTGtggaaataacaacaacaaacatgCATCCCAGCTTTGTTTAAAGCTTTTTAATACAGGCCTCTACCAAACAAGGGGAAAAACAGAAAGCATTCTAAATGCCACTAATAGAACAGACTAGTCTTCGTTTTTTGTTACTTAAAAAGGATGTCAataaggtatttttattttttttactgacagaGACAgtcatacaaaataataatttgatgcCTCTCTATAGGTCTTATCTACAGCTGTGCTTGGAAATTTGCTAGAAAACCCTGCATTGGTTCTTAGACTTCTGCTGAGAGGTCCTGTTTGAATAAAAGTAGACCAAACCAGGCCTTATCTTTTCAAATACATTCTAGATGAACAATGTGaacagtgtgtgtgcagtgacaAATAACACATCAGCTTCCCAAACATTTATCTTTAAATGACACGGAACCAGGAATGGTACAACGTCCCTGATCATAATGCGTCCAACCCCCATAAAAGAAACCTACGCTGAACTCCTGATTAAGTATCGTTTCATAGTCGCTGGTGATCGTATCAAGGTCGTGGAGCTTGTTGTCAGCAGCAGCCTCCAAGAACCTCTCGATCTCCTGCAGAGCTGACTGGGCTCCATCCTGAGACTGGCACTTGTCCACAGGCTGCGAAGCCAGCAGGTAGATCCCTTCATCACACCACTGGGCAGCCTGGATAGACAAGTGAGACACATTTCTGCATCAGAAACGAATGGTAAACCAAGGTTAAAACATGTAAACAGATACATTCAAATGACAGAAGAGGTGGGGTAGGGCAGGCAACACACCTTTCCATAAGCTTGATTCCCAAGGTGGGGACAAGTATTTCAGGGCTAGAGAGTATTTCAGGAACATCTGAAATATTTAACGTCTTGTGCTAGTGTTGTCTGGATTAAGCTAATACTGCAGTGTTAGTTACAGTATTGAAAGTTGAGAAATATCATTTGAATGACCTTTTCAAGCATCTGGTGCAACTCCAAACACCTGTGGAGAAAAGCCTTCCTCAGCTGCATCTCCGAGGCGAGATCCTCAGTCACACGTCTCAGCTCGTTGCATTTGGGGAGAATGGAGTCCACAGCATAGTGATTGTTCTGGATCAGCTGATCCCCTTCCGACGCCAGGTCCTTCGCCTGGTCTAATACCTCCTGTTGGAACAAAACAGGTTACAAATATCAGCTGTCCCTCCTGTCAGACATGAACATTAAACTGGATCCTTTACTTTGAAATTACAAGGCTTCATAAGACATACATGAAGAatatattccatattttattaatataattccATTATTTTAACTGCATTGAAGTATTGCCAGGCTGATAACATGTTGCATAAGGCAGCTGATGGAACATGCAGTAGTTGTCCATTCTggtttttattctgaaatgttgtGGAGTTGGCTCTTGAAAGGAAAATGCCTTGTTTCTTACACAAGTTTTCTCTTCATGACTACTCAAGTCTTGCAGAATGTGCTCCACGTGTGTGGTGCAGTTTCCTGGGTCTGTGAATGCAGCCAGGCGCTCAGTTACAAGATTTAATTGCACCTTGATCTGAAAGaacaaatggaaaataaaaattatattgaTATCCCCAATGAAGAATCATGCATAGTTTTTAACATGTGTTATATTAACTTAAGATGCAGCTTCTGTATGTTAGATATCTTAATTTAAGTGGGATACAATCTTAATACTGTTATTCCAAAGCAGATTGAGCACCTACAGAACTGGTGGCGTTGACCAATCCGCACAAgaaactaatttatttttcttcttgataGGTCATTTTCCCAGCTGTCTGCAATTTCAACAATACTCTGTTCAGAAAGTAGATAACAGGCTCTTGTCAAGAAGTGTTTATTGTGCGGCATTGCAGTGGAATAATTGAAAAGAAGAACATAAGGAACTATGCTTTAAGGAGTAGTAACTAGCACGAATGCACAAGGTATATATACATTTGTGGTAGTCGTTCTTGCACTGTTGCAGTTCTCTTCTAAACACAAAATGGCGTTGAACTGCAGTTCCCCTTCCTCAAGGTCTGAGTAGAAGTCAATACCGCAGCAGGTCAGAGCTTGATGGAATTAGTAAGGCTCAGTGATCACAGGGATGCAGCTCTGACAGACTTTAAATCAATCCCTTACTGCTCCACCGACTGCCCGACAGCCAAAGAAGGGACTCACCTCCCGGAAATTCTGCTCAAAATGCCGGAGCTGCAGGCACTGCTCAAGCTTGCTTTGATGCTTATCCCAGAATTCATCAAAAGCGGTTTCAGTCTCATTTAACTGACCAAGCAGCCTGAAACAAGACGACGGGAGGGGTTTAAGTGTTAAACCACTGGAATGGCCCTAATAGAGCTTTTGTTATCTAAAATTGGTATAAAGAAATACCAATTGGGTTCAGGTGCGACCATGCTGGAACACATGTGGCTCAATTCTTTAAAATGTCCTGATTTCTGGTAGAGACCCTGTTATCCAGTTCTGCAGCCAGCTGGAACGATTTAAACCGTTGGGTTGTAAAACTCCACGATGCCTTTCAGTTCTACAGAGCTCACCATTAGAAGATTTCTACAGGCTGCTCCAATGAATTACTCATTTTAGCTGTCATCTAACAATTAGCAAAATACATCTAATTAGACATTCACTAACAAggagggtgttttttttgtggttaGGAGAGGTTTATCTATTTTCCAGTAAAATATTTAACTCACTCCAATTTGTGTAGATAATGCAATAGAGAGGTGTACAGTCAAATATGGACTAGTTCAGGGACTGAAAGGTTTGTGTACAGCTACAGTAACAGATACAGCTAAATAACCTGGTCTTGATCTAGATCAGTACTTCTGAGAGTAGTGTCATGTTACTGGTTAATGGAATCTTTGAGTTATTTTAAAGTGACCTGATCTTCTGTCTGTGCAAGCTGCCCCTCATCTCAACATCTGTTTTTGTAAACGTGACCGCTTCAGCGGTGAAAATAACGATCGTCTGCAATGAAGCTGACACACACATGCCGAATTACAATGATAGCCTGGCTTCTGTGGTACTTAAAACAATCTGTAAAACGGACTGCATAGATGTCAAAATCAAAATGTGGAAACTAGAATGAATCCATTAAAGCATTAATGCTTGACGAAGCTTTAAAACTCCTGGTAAAGAACTGAATGTGGCAACAGTTAGATGTTCCAAGCCAACATCAAGACCACTTAAAACAAGGGCAATTATCAGGTGCAGTCTCTGAATATGAACCAAGGAACTAGACCAGGTTATCTCCAACAGGGTCAATTAAATAACAAAgggtctggttggaacaaagtcctgcagtgGACTGGAAAAGCCAAGGTTACCTACCAGGGATATCTTGCCCCAAAAAAGTGAATGTAGAAATTTCTGTGACACATCTTACAACTCGCCTACGGCTTAAGGTCACGAAAACACCATttattggaaaataaataaataaaaacctaacaGGGGACAGTCAGGTCTGAGGAGGTTAATTA from the Acipenser ruthenus chromosome 9, fAciRut3.2 maternal haplotype, whole genome shotgun sequence genome contains:
- the LOC117405700 gene encoding guanine nucleotide exchange factor DBS-like isoform X4; amino-acid sequence: MIPMSLFISNCWRFNTIGLFSRRLYGRKGNNDDGMEDPEHQMEVSDITQLVPCKEVAVKIDEIMQQETSPLCAVDIEEVIKKQFAYLSGGRGEDGCPIITFPEYPSFGEIQEKEIHDVLTYLTSIPSLQAAGVGFILIIDRRQDKWASVKGTLLRIAGSFPGNLQLILVLRPTGLFQRALSDFVFRFNKDEFKMKVPIIMLSSVTELHSYIDRTQLTQELGGTLEYSHDEWLSHRTAIEGFALMVKKTAQMLQSFGTELAETELPNDVQATTSLLEVHTEKKEKMKEDLRRALNQGHGLFESINEPIRKDPGYTLNQDELENLATVERLLGQLNETETAFDEFWDKHQSKLEQCLQLRHFEQNFREIKVQLNLVTERLAAFTDPGNCTTHVEHILQDLSSHEEKTCEVLDQAKDLASEGDQLIQNNHYAVDSILPKCNELRRVTEDLASEMQLRKAFLHRCLELHQMLEKAAQWCDEGIYLLASQPVDKCQSQDGAQSALQEIERFLEAAADNKLHDLDTITSDYETILNQEFSEHVQKVLQKQEGMQEMFEKRRVSLKKLAAKQTRPVQPVAPRPEAFSKSPHSSPGPRRGSGNTFSPDKDTLRRLNYRKGECNESRTESVSEEEENLAVLRRHVMNELLETERAYVEELLCVLEGYAAEMDNPVMMHLIPVALQNKKEILFGNMTEIYQFHNRIFLRELENYIHYPELVGRCFLERMKDLQIYEKYCHNKPRSESLWRQCSDCVFFQECQKKLEHKLGLDSYLLKPVQRITKYQLLLKELLKYSKNCDGSEDLQEALTAILGILKAVNDSMHLIAITGYDGNLNDLGKLLMQGSFNVWTVHKKGHSKVKDLARFKPMQRHLFLHQKALLFCKKREENGEGYEKAPSYSFKHYLNMSAVGITENAKGDYKKFEIWCNAREEVYIVQAPTPEIKTAWVNEIRKVLTGQLNAYREASQQKSSEQVFQSPGASTPVSSSSPFKSYQKNNKKSDERKSEPASPDSCFGSAASPKYPEKVRDEATTSPTSERSAVSKKRFTLQGFSNLKNQKGSPTSPDNKAKRHEIKSDPAPFGFRVWGKASQSFDASEENDGYSSAEDPLNSSDAEEEATGKKLSPGKYTVVAEYDKGNTDDLTVKSGEMVQLIREGEDGQWYVKNLNTSKEGWVSATNLLTMIGDSKSSLSLCSSESGTGSSNLSTSSSCSESCTASNTSISNIKG
- the LOC117405700 gene encoding guanine nucleotide exchange factor DBS-like isoform X6 gives rise to the protein MIPMSLFISNCWRFNTIGLFSRRLYGRKGNNDDGMEDPEHQMEVSDITQLVPCKEVAVKIDEIMQQETSPLCAVDIEEVIKKQFAYLSGGRGEDGCPIITFPEYPSFGEIQEKEIHDVLTYLTSIPSLQAAGVGFILIIDRRQDKWASVKGTLLRIAGSFPGNLQLILVLRPTGLFQRALSDFVFRFNKDEFKMKVPIIMLSSVTELHSYIDRTQLTQELGGTLEYSHDEWLSHRTAIEGFALMVKKTAQMLQSFGTELAETELPNDVQATTSLLEVHTEKKEKMKEDLRRALNQGHGLFESINEPIRKDPGYTLNQDELENLATVERLLGQLNETETAFDEFWDKHQSKLEQCLQLRHFEQNFREIKVQLNLVTERLAAFTDPGNCTTHVEHILQDLSSHEEKTCEVLDQAKDLASEGDQLIQNNHYAVDSILPKCNELRRVTEDLASEMQLRKAFLHRCLELHQMLEKAAQWCDEGIYLLASQPVDKCQSQDGAQSALQEIERFLEAAADNKLHDLDTITSDYETILNQEFSEHVQKVLQKQEGMQEMFEKRRVSLKKLAAKQTRPVQPVAPRPEAFSKSPHSSPGPRRGSGNTFSPDKDTLRRLNYRKGECNESRTESVSEEEENLAVLRRHVMNELLETERAYVEELLCVLEGYAAEMDNPVMMHLIPVALQNKKEILFGNMTEIYQFHNRIFLRELENYIHYPELVGRCFLERMKDLQIYEKYCHNKPRSESLWRQCSDCVFFQECQKKLEHKLGLDSYLLKPVQRITKYQLLLKELLKYSKNCDGSEDLQEALTAILGILKAVNDSMHLIAITGYDGNLNDLGKLLMQGSFNVWTVHKKGHSKVKDLARFKPMQRHLFLHQKALLFCKKREENGEGYEKAPSYSFKHYLNMSAVGITENAKGDYKKFEIWCNAREEVYIVQAPTPEIKTAWVNEIRKVLTGQLNAYREASQQKSSEQVFQSPGASTPVSSSPFKSYQKNNKKSDERKSEPASPDSCFGSAASPKYPEKVRGSPTSPDNKAKRHEIKSDPAPFGFRVWGKASQSFDASEENDGYSSAEDPLNSSDAEEEATGKKLSPGKYTVVAEYDKGNTDDLTVKSGEMVQLIREGEDGQWYVKNLNTSKEGWVSATNLLTMIGDSKSSLSLCSSESGTGSSNLSTSSSCSESCTASNTSISNIKG